In Bythopirellula goksoeyrii, a single window of DNA contains:
- a CDS encoding divalent metal cation transporter, producing the protein MSEDLQLEADRQVILDGQAKGGLAKFLAYTKLSGPGWMQSAMTLGGGSMGSSLYLGILAGVSMIWVQPFAMILGVIMLSAIGYVTLSTGERPFRAINSHINPVLGWSWLLASLMANLVWSMPQYSLCFAVCEQNLFPGIFLGDGILSAGTESTEAGKWLVSIAILVLCTLVTWSYGSGSVGVKIYETVLKSVVAGIVLCFFGVVIRMSMVGDGVDWGAVFSGFIPKFNHLFHPSSTFDSLLNAISDPAARAYWSDSIVSQQRDVMLSAGAAAVGINMTFLLPYTLLGRGWDKDFRGLTIFDLSTGMFIPFVLVTGCVVIAAATQFHAKLPAGCIVSNGEVQVPPRLQKDYQTILGEREAAGKAGQYDFSGEPSLAETELAAVLVKRDTYDLANSLQQLFANDKGEGGRFFSNIVFGIGVVGMTLSSISLMMLISGFVVCEVFNIPPRGWIFRLGCLLSANGAFWPLIWQGNAKAWLTVVAGVFGAMLLPIAYVTFYLMMNQETLLGKERPTGVRRVVWNVLMSIAALAATGAGLSAIMKKGGYTGLGFAAAYIGLVLVVQLMRSSRKAVA; encoded by the coding sequence ATGTCGGAAGACCTGCAGTTAGAAGCTGATCGGCAAGTAATTCTCGATGGGCAAGCCAAGGGGGGATTGGCGAAGTTTCTGGCCTACACCAAACTCTCGGGGCCAGGGTGGATGCAGAGTGCTATGACCCTTGGCGGCGGCTCCATGGGTAGCAGCTTATATCTGGGGATCTTGGCCGGTGTGAGCATGATTTGGGTGCAGCCCTTCGCCATGATCCTGGGCGTAATCATGCTGAGTGCGATTGGCTACGTTACCCTTTCGACTGGCGAACGACCCTTCCGTGCCATCAACTCGCATATCAACCCCGTGCTGGGTTGGTCGTGGCTGTTGGCCTCATTGATGGCCAATTTGGTTTGGTCGATGCCGCAATACTCTTTGTGCTTCGCCGTTTGTGAGCAGAATCTATTTCCTGGTATTTTCCTCGGAGACGGCATCTTGTCTGCCGGCACCGAATCCACCGAAGCAGGCAAGTGGTTGGTCTCCATCGCGATACTTGTGCTGTGTACTCTCGTTACCTGGAGTTACGGGAGCGGTAGCGTGGGTGTGAAGATCTATGAGACAGTGCTCAAGAGTGTGGTAGCTGGGATCGTGTTGTGCTTCTTTGGGGTGGTCATCAGGATGTCGATGGTAGGCGATGGGGTCGATTGGGGGGCAGTCTTTTCGGGGTTTATCCCAAAATTCAACCACCTCTTCCATCCTTCCAGTACCTTTGATTCACTGCTCAATGCAATTTCTGATCCTGCGGCGCGGGCTTACTGGAGCGATTCGATCGTAAGCCAGCAGCGCGATGTGATGCTAAGTGCAGGTGCGGCTGCGGTCGGGATCAATATGACGTTTCTGCTACCCTACACGTTGCTCGGACGTGGGTGGGATAAGGACTTCCGAGGACTCACAATCTTTGATTTGTCCACCGGCATGTTTATTCCTTTCGTACTGGTCACAGGCTGCGTCGTGATTGCGGCAGCAACTCAGTTTCACGCCAAGCTGCCAGCCGGATGTATTGTGAGCAACGGCGAAGTGCAGGTTCCGCCTCGTTTGCAAAAAGACTACCAGACGATTTTGGGAGAAAGGGAGGCTGCTGGGAAAGCGGGGCAATATGATTTTTCCGGCGAGCCATCACTCGCGGAGACCGAGTTAGCTGCCGTGCTAGTGAAACGCGATACGTACGATCTGGCCAATTCTCTCCAGCAACTGTTTGCCAATGACAAAGGAGAAGGAGGTCGATTCTTCTCGAATATCGTATTCGGCATCGGCGTGGTCGGAATGACGCTATCGTCAATTTCGTTGATGATGTTAATATCTGGTTTCGTCGTGTGCGAAGTGTTCAACATACCGCCGCGCGGCTGGATCTTCCGGCTCGGGTGTTTGCTATCTGCCAACGGTGCGTTCTGGCCTCTTATTTGGCAGGGAAACGCCAAGGCTTGGTTGACTGTGGTGGCTGGTGTCTTCGGAGCGATGCTGCTGCCTATTGCTTATGTCACGTTCTATCTAATGATGAATCAAGAAACACTATTGGGCAAAGAACGTCCCACTGGTGTGCGACGAGTAGTGTGGAATGTGTTGATGAGCATTGCCGCCTTGGCGGCGACCGGCGCGGGACTCTCGGCCATCATGAAGAAGGGGGGATACACGGGGCTGGGCTTCGCGGCTGCGTATATCGGCCTGGTACTTGTTGTCCAATTGATGCGGAGTAGCCGGAAAGCGGTTGCTTAA
- the arsS gene encoding arsenosugar biosynthesis radical SAM (seleno)protein ArsS (Some members of this family are selenoproteins.), with translation MRSPTIIQLSLLRQHSPLAEASEQIAILESQDEHALPTFAATLAENELEPLEANGIDVLQVNVGKLCNQTCRHCHVDAGPDRRESMSRKTAEAVIRVLRESDIGTLDITGGAPEMNSNFNWIVEQARQLGRHVIDRCNLTILVAPGYESLPEFLAHHQVEVVASLPCYTEENCDSQRGDGVFQKSIQALRRLNELGYGQPNSPLSLILVYNPVGPSLPPSQAQLEADYRRELRKQYGIEFTKLYTITNLPISRFLDDLLQSGQYQSYMQKLVESFNPRAVEGVMCRSMLSVDWQGRLYDCDFNQMLELPLVAKAAQSIFDLDIAELAKRQIVTGRHCFGCTAGAGSGCQGSLVP, from the coding sequence TTGAGGAGTCCTACCATTATTCAACTTTCACTCTTACGACAACACAGCCCGCTGGCGGAGGCTTCGGAGCAGATCGCGATTTTGGAGTCGCAGGACGAACATGCATTGCCAACATTTGCTGCTACTCTGGCTGAGAATGAACTTGAGCCTCTCGAGGCGAATGGTATTGACGTACTGCAAGTCAACGTTGGCAAGCTCTGCAACCAGACCTGTCGACATTGTCATGTCGATGCGGGGCCCGATCGCCGCGAGAGCATGTCTCGGAAGACTGCCGAAGCCGTGATTCGAGTGTTGAGAGAAAGCGACATCGGTACGCTCGACATCACAGGTGGTGCGCCTGAGATGAACTCCAATTTCAATTGGATAGTCGAACAAGCTCGGCAGTTGGGTCGGCATGTGATTGATCGCTGCAATCTCACGATCCTGGTTGCTCCGGGCTATGAAAGTCTGCCGGAGTTCTTGGCGCACCATCAAGTTGAGGTCGTCGCCTCATTGCCATGCTATACCGAGGAGAATTGCGACAGCCAGCGTGGGGATGGTGTCTTTCAAAAATCGATTCAAGCCCTGCGGCGGCTGAACGAACTGGGCTATGGTCAGCCCAACAGCCCATTGTCCTTGATATTGGTTTACAATCCCGTCGGACCTTCACTGCCGCCGTCTCAGGCTCAACTTGAAGCAGACTATCGCCGTGAACTACGTAAGCAGTACGGCATAGAGTTCACCAAGCTCTACACAATAACCAATCTCCCCATCAGCCGGTTTCTTGACGATCTGTTGCAGTCGGGACAATACCAGAGCTACATGCAGAAGCTGGTCGAGTCGTTCAATCCCCGGGCGGTAGAGGGAGTGATGTGCCGCTCGATGCTGTCGGTTGATTGGCAGGGAAGACTGTACGACTGTGATTTCAACCAGATGCTGGAACTGCCGTTGGTCGCTAAAGCTGCGCAAAGCATTTTTGATCTCGATATTGCTGAACTTGCAAAACGGCAAATCGTTACGGGGAGGCACTGCTTCGGTTGCACGGCGGGTGCCGGCTCTGGGTGCCAGGGAAGCTTAGTACCGTAA
- a CDS encoding glycoside hydrolase family 2 TIM barrel-domain containing protein produces MITAFAKHSWQICCARDRNMTLALTVAMMCLGTLLANADEGTQSIRFTKDWRFTKGDPAAAETVDFDDSKWNTVRLPHDWAIAGPFNPDEDGYAGKLPWKGVGWYRKEFTLDWPAGSRIYLDFDGVMAFPQVYINGQLAGKWDYGYTSFRVDATDYVNLSGKNVIAVRADTTNHGTRWYPGAGIYRKVMLEIREPIHIAPWGVCITTPKVTDDSATIDIAVQVENHKPAEVSSKVTFTLIDASGNDVASASMDGTIAPGDSEFKQTLTIADPQRWDVDHPHLYRLTSELIVDGKLADSQATSLGIRTIEFTADDGFHLNGRRVQLQGVNLHHDLGPLGAAFSTRAAERQLQIMKSMGVNALRTSHNPPAPEVLDLCDSMGILVWDECFDKWDRTADRIHGKPSLQEHGERHLRSMVLRDRNHPSIIVWSIGNEIPDNEEGVTPERVKLMAEIVRKYDTSRPTTIGTCFPHQVAQGVYDSLDVVGWNYLRRYANHRKLLTEKPILYSESASTLSSRGFYALPLAYTKTDYNPGLQVSSYDLNAAAWSDIPEVEFDLMKKDPFVAGEFVWTGFDYLGEPTPYSHEAKSSYFGIVDLCGIPKDRYWLYRSYWNPEELTVHITPHWNWPDHVGAKVPVFVYTNGDSAELFLNGQSLGRQEKGVRSDRQANLAVGKQFSASSTRPSFEADLAGDDDMDSKWSAENDSPVQWLQVDLGKSESIKCIVIEFEKEAKWYGYELQVSPDMIHWETVARKPVSDFPQWGGSTASIHKTDIQARYARIEFDSLSDGNHASISEFAVYPDTAQSMYYDSTYDYRLRWNDVTYEPGELKVVAYKDGKQLGTARIKTAGEPAKIRLTPDRTRLDATGDDLCYVLVEALDKDGVLCPLAENQIRFQVEGPADIAAVGNGNPMSQELFQTNSRRLFYGKAMLIVRANEGHPGQITVTADADDLEATSISISSNE; encoded by the coding sequence ATGATTACGGCTTTTGCAAAACATTCCTGGCAAATCTGCTGTGCGCGCGACAGAAATATGACGCTCGCATTGACCGTTGCGATGATGTGTCTTGGCACCCTTTTGGCGAATGCTGACGAAGGCACACAGTCGATCCGTTTCACCAAAGATTGGCGATTCACCAAAGGCGACCCTGCCGCAGCCGAAACGGTTGACTTCGACGACTCCAAGTGGAACACAGTTCGGCTGCCGCATGACTGGGCGATCGCCGGTCCCTTTAACCCAGACGAAGACGGCTATGCCGGCAAATTACCCTGGAAGGGGGTCGGTTGGTATCGAAAGGAGTTTACCCTCGACTGGCCTGCAGGCTCGCGCATCTATCTTGATTTCGACGGCGTGATGGCCTTCCCCCAGGTTTACATTAACGGTCAACTCGCCGGGAAGTGGGACTACGGCTACACCTCCTTCCGAGTGGATGCCACCGACTATGTGAATCTCTCGGGCAAGAACGTTATAGCTGTGCGTGCTGACACAACCAATCACGGCACGCGCTGGTATCCCGGTGCGGGCATCTACCGCAAGGTGATGCTGGAAATACGAGAGCCCATTCACATTGCCCCGTGGGGTGTCTGCATCACCACTCCGAAGGTGACCGACGATTCTGCCACGATCGATATCGCTGTGCAGGTTGAAAACCATAAACCAGCAGAAGTTTCCAGCAAAGTAACTTTCACACTCATTGATGCATCAGGAAATGACGTCGCCTCTGCCAGCATGGATGGGACAATCGCTCCGGGGGACTCTGAGTTCAAACAGACTCTCACGATTGCCGACCCCCAGCGGTGGGACGTCGACCATCCCCACTTGTACAGACTTACAAGCGAATTGATCGTTGACGGCAAACTAGCTGACTCGCAAGCGACTTCCTTGGGTATTCGCACAATCGAGTTTACGGCCGACGACGGTTTTCATCTTAACGGACGGCGAGTTCAATTGCAGGGTGTCAACCTTCACCACGACCTGGGGCCACTCGGGGCCGCTTTCTCTACCAGAGCTGCGGAGCGGCAGCTACAAATCATGAAAAGCATGGGCGTCAATGCGCTCCGCACTAGCCACAATCCACCCGCGCCCGAGGTGCTGGATCTATGCGATTCGATGGGCATCCTCGTCTGGGACGAATGTTTTGACAAATGGGATCGAACTGCCGACCGCATTCACGGCAAGCCATCACTTCAGGAACACGGCGAGCGCCACTTGCGGAGTATGGTTTTGCGCGATCGCAACCATCCGTCAATCATTGTTTGGTCCATCGGTAATGAAATCCCCGATAATGAAGAAGGGGTAACACCAGAGCGAGTCAAGCTGATGGCAGAGATCGTGCGCAAATACGACACCTCACGACCAACGACGATTGGCACATGCTTCCCGCATCAAGTGGCTCAAGGGGTCTACGATAGTCTCGACGTGGTAGGCTGGAACTATCTTCGGCGCTATGCGAATCATCGCAAGTTATTGACCGAAAAACCAATTCTCTATAGCGAGTCTGCTTCGACCCTGAGCTCCCGAGGATTCTACGCTCTGCCATTGGCCTACACGAAGACCGACTACAACCCTGGACTGCAAGTTAGCTCCTATGACCTGAATGCAGCGGCGTGGTCCGACATTCCCGAGGTCGAATTTGATCTAATGAAAAAGGACCCCTTCGTGGCAGGTGAGTTTGTCTGGACAGGTTTTGACTATCTCGGTGAACCGACCCCTTATAGCCATGAAGCCAAGAGCTCGTACTTCGGAATAGTAGACTTGTGTGGCATCCCCAAAGACCGTTATTGGTTGTATCGCAGTTATTGGAACCCTGAGGAATTGACGGTTCATATCACTCCTCACTGGAATTGGCCTGACCACGTCGGCGCAAAAGTACCGGTATTTGTCTACACTAATGGGGATTCGGCAGAACTATTTCTTAATGGCCAATCGCTCGGTCGACAGGAAAAAGGGGTACGTTCCGACCGTCAAGCCAATCTGGCAGTCGGAAAGCAGTTTTCGGCCAGTTCCACACGACCAAGTTTCGAAGCCGACCTGGCAGGCGACGACGACATGGATAGTAAGTGGTCCGCTGAGAACGACTCGCCAGTACAGTGGCTCCAAGTGGATCTTGGCAAGAGCGAGTCTATTAAGTGTATCGTGATTGAATTTGAAAAGGAAGCCAAGTGGTATGGCTATGAGTTGCAGGTTTCTCCCGACATGATTCACTGGGAAACCGTAGCGAGAAAACCTGTCAGCGATTTCCCTCAATGGGGCGGATCGACAGCCTCAATCCACAAGACAGACATCCAAGCTCGCTATGCTCGAATAGAGTTTGATAGCTTGAGCGATGGCAATCACGCGAGCATCAGCGAATTTGCGGTCTATCCCGACACCGCGCAATCCATGTACTACGATTCAACTTATGATTATCGTCTGCGCTGGAATGATGTGACTTACGAACCGGGCGAACTTAAAGTAGTCGCATACAAAGACGGCAAGCAACTCGGCACGGCCCGAATTAAAACTGCCGGCGAGCCGGCGAAGATCCGCCTCACTCCCGACCGCACAAGACTTGATGCGACAGGTGACGATTTATGCTATGTGCTGGTAGAAGCACTGGATAAAGACGGAGTGCTTTGCCCCTTGGCCGAAAATCAAATCCGCTTCCAAGTCGAAGGACCAGCAGATATCGCAGCAGTCGGCAATGGCAATCCCATGTCGCAAGAACTGTTCCAAACCAATTCACGGCGGCTATTCTACGGCAAAGCGATGCTCATCGTCCGAGCCAACGAGGGGCATCCAGGACAAATCACTGTAACTGCCGACGCAGATGATCTCGAAGCAACGAGCATATCTATTTCGTCGAACGAATGA
- a CDS encoding TIGR04282 family arsenosugar biosynthesis glycosyltransferase, with product MSRQSAAVAVFVKTPRLSPIKTRLAADIGLERSAEFYHLSVTCIAATVAAVAKSTGATPYWAVAEEAGLDDPLWQQFPCVSQGEGDLGDRLHKVFDELILQHTAVVLIGADSPQLTPTILKHAIQFLIDPHDHFNYVLGRTHDGGFYLFGSNAQIQQEAWSTIPYSTVNTAESLAANLLPSGNIRELARLTDVDVVEDLAILRNELLTVSAQVPEQICLLEWLEQTIGDLQGNSDVQ from the coding sequence ATGAGTAGACAATCTGCCGCCGTTGCTGTGTTTGTCAAAACTCCAAGGCTTTCACCCATCAAGACGCGACTGGCCGCTGACATCGGGTTGGAACGAAGTGCAGAGTTTTACCACTTGTCAGTGACATGCATCGCGGCAACTGTCGCTGCGGTCGCCAAGTCTACGGGCGCCACTCCCTACTGGGCAGTGGCAGAGGAAGCAGGACTCGACGATCCACTTTGGCAGCAATTCCCCTGTGTCTCTCAAGGCGAGGGGGACTTGGGAGATCGGCTGCACAAAGTTTTTGACGAGTTGATTCTACAGCACACCGCAGTCGTTCTCATTGGGGCCGATTCTCCGCAACTGACTCCGACCATTCTGAAACATGCGATTCAATTTCTGATCGATCCACATGACCACTTCAATTATGTTTTGGGTCGCACCCATGATGGGGGTTTTTATCTATTTGGCTCAAATGCCCAGATTCAACAGGAGGCCTGGTCTACGATTCCCTACAGCACGGTAAACACTGCCGAATCTCTAGCTGCGAACCTTCTCCCTTCGGGTAACATTAGAGAACTTGCTCGACTTACCGACGTCGACGTGGTGGAGGATTTGGCAATCCTGAGAAATGAATTGCTCACGGTCTCCGCACAAGTTCCTGAGCAGATTTGCCTGCTTGAGTGGCTAGAGCAGACAATTGGCGATCTGCAAGGCAATTCTGACGTGCAATAA
- a CDS encoding glycosyl transferase family 2, protein MHRSLSESDSDTLSQTAKAPHDKLSELGRVSVVIPVGPGDSSWRTLLGYLSQLPSEAEVWLVGTKAEPSDFTSLTSELGFSCNIEWFCTSVGRAHQMNTGAQLSKKDFLWFLHADSQFDNVVLTALNTSLTTSPEAVHFFDLQFQHDGPSMARLNAWGVWLRSHILKLPFGDQGLCMSRDTFDQLGRFPEDASYGEDHLLVWQAHRHRITLRAVSATLSTSARKYRSQGWLKTTSIHLWRTWAQAFPEFIALLRSRMR, encoded by the coding sequence ATGCATCGAAGCCTATCAGAATCTGATTCTGACACACTCTCGCAAACGGCGAAAGCTCCCCATGATAAACTGAGCGAACTTGGACGCGTATCGGTAGTTATTCCCGTAGGACCAGGAGACAGCTCTTGGCGAACTCTACTAGGCTACTTATCCCAACTACCTAGTGAAGCGGAAGTGTGGCTCGTTGGCACCAAAGCCGAACCCTCCGATTTTACTTCTTTGACTAGTGAACTCGGCTTCAGTTGCAATATCGAATGGTTCTGTACCTCGGTGGGTCGCGCCCATCAGATGAATACCGGCGCGCAACTATCCAAGAAGGATTTCCTCTGGTTTCTCCATGCCGATAGCCAGTTCGACAACGTCGTACTGACTGCCTTGAATACTTCGCTTACGACATCTCCCGAGGCGGTCCACTTTTTCGATCTGCAATTTCAGCACGACGGACCCTCGATGGCACGCCTCAATGCCTGGGGAGTCTGGCTGCGGTCTCACATCTTGAAACTTCCCTTCGGAGACCAGGGACTGTGTATGAGCCGTGATACGTTTGATCAACTGGGTCGATTCCCCGAAGACGCGTCCTACGGAGAAGACCACCTGCTCGTTTGGCAGGCCCACCGGCATCGAATCACCCTGCGGGCAGTAAGCGCAACTCTTTCGACCAGTGCCCGCAAGTATCGATCGCAGGGTTGGCTCAAGACTACTTCGATTCATCTTTGGCGAACTTGGGCGCAGGCATTTCCCGAATTCATCGCTCTGTTGCGGAGTCGAATGCGATGA